A DNA window from Linepithema humile isolate Giens D197 chromosome 6, Lhum_UNIL_v1.0, whole genome shotgun sequence contains the following coding sequences:
- the gdl gene encoding gonadal protein gdl, with protein MDIASLTPQDLQRKLYFLVEQLQHMAGELPPKYQMRLPYELLSGLANSLLNDTIFEIVKGLMEIQHVTEKHLFQQRLQLLNQQKIESQEALSAVTVEEEITTIKTALNKKHKEELKQMDMKLVLQLDQKVADQQSILEKAGVPGFYVTNNPMEIQVQMRLCDFIIRLSNMDIPS; from the coding sequence ATGGATATTGCTAGCCTAACTCCTCAAGATTTACAAAGAAAACTCTATTTTCTGGTGGAACAATTGCAACATATGGCTGGAGAGCTTCCACCGAAGTATCAGATGCGACTGCCATATGAATTACTATCTGGATTGGCAAACTCATTATTGAACGATACCATCTTTGAGATAGTGAAAGGATTGATGGAGATACAGCATGTCACTGAAAAACATCTCTTTCAACAACGACTTCAGCTTTTGAATCAACAGAAAATTGAGTCTCAAGAGGCATTGTCTGCAGTAACTGTAGAAGAAGAAATAACGACAATAAAAACAGCGCTGAATAAAAAACACAAGGAAGAGTTGAAGCAAATGGATATGAAATTGGTATTGCAATTAGATCAAAAAGTGGCGGATCAACAAAGTATATTAGAAAAAGCTGGAGTACCTGGATTCTATGTGACAAATAATCCAATGGAGATTCAAGTGCAAATGAGACTATGTGACTTTATTATCAGGTTGAGCAACATGGACATACCGAGTTGA
- the UBL3 gene encoding ubiquitin-like protein 3 isoform X1, translated as MTTVRTIPSDKINLRLILVSGKTKEFLFSPSDSAGDIAHHVFENWPEDWAEEAVAKAEILRLIYQGRFLHSNVTLGALGLPFGKTTVMHLVPRENLPEPNSQDQRQKSKGGGSSCCSASCCIL; from the exons ATAAATCTACGCCTCATCCTCGTCAGTGGCAAGACAAAAGAGTTCCTATTCAGTCCGAGTGATTCCGCGGGCGATATAGCGCATCATGTGTTTGAAAATTGGCCAGAAG ACTGGGCAGAGGAGGCGGTTGCCAAGGCGGAGATCCTGCGACTAATCTACCAGGGTCGTTTCCTGCACAGCAATGTCACGCTCGGTGCTCTTGGGCTTCCCTTCGGAAAAACCACGGTGATGCATCTGGTGCCGCGGGAAAATCTTCCGGAGCCTAATTCTCAAG ATCAGAGGCAAAAGAGTAAAGGCGGCGGAAGTAGTTGCTGCTCGGCTTCCTGCTGCATACTCTAA
- the UBL3 gene encoding ubiquitin-like protein 3 isoform X2 — protein MTTVRTIPSDKINLRLILVSGKTKEFLFSPSDSAGDIAHHVFENWPEDWAEEAVAKAEILRLIYQGRFLHSNVTLGALGLPFGKTTVMHLVPRENLPEPNSQGILPNGEYMFLSDDPEEL, from the exons ATAAATCTACGCCTCATCCTCGTCAGTGGCAAGACAAAAGAGTTCCTATTCAGTCCGAGTGATTCCGCGGGCGATATAGCGCATCATGTGTTTGAAAATTGGCCAGAAG ACTGGGCAGAGGAGGCGGTTGCCAAGGCGGAGATCCTGCGACTAATCTACCAGGGTCGTTTCCTGCACAGCAATGTCACGCTCGGTGCTCTTGGGCTTCCCTTCGGAAAAACCACGGTGATGCATCTGGTGCCGCGGGAAAATCTTCCGGAGCCTAATTCTCAAG GTATTCTACCTAACGGTGAGTACATGTTTCTGTCTGACGATCCCGAAGAATTATGA